One Apteryx mantelli isolate bAptMan1 chromosome 2, bAptMan1.hap1, whole genome shotgun sequence genomic window, TTTAAATGTATGGTGCCTTTTATTCAACAAAATTTGAATCTTAAATTCCTCTGAGGATCTCAACTAACAGCCTCAAGTCTTAGCTTCTATTTTTCCTGAAGACTTGCATTTATGAGCTACAGAACTGAACAACAGTACTGAGCACAAAACTTGTCTCAACTGTGACaataaatgctgctttttgtGGCTGCAAACAATAGAGTGCAATGAAGCATTCTGCTTATAGGCCACAGACTAAGGACTACTGCTCTAATCAATGTATAAAACTGTATTCCACACAAAACCAGAAAACTTACTTATTAAACACTTGGAACCCCAGTGGGATTATTAACTGCCTTTTGAGCAGCCTCTTTAGCTTGGTGGGCTTGTAGTACGGCTACAGCTTCATCAACCtgataagtaaaaataaataaataaatattaaaaaaagggtaagtttaattatttctgtatatttaagTTAATGAAGCAGTTTAAATTACACATACAAACAATACCTgcatcattaaaaagaaaaggataatgGTTACAGCCCCAGTTTATGCTAGCATAAGTCACTGCCACCCACTGAAAGAGGATATTCTAACTTCTTGCCCTGGACCACTTTGCTGCATTGCTGCTACTCCGCTCTGCCAGCAAAAACACTTGTTAAGCCAATGTAGATTTAACTGCTTATGAATCTAGCGTAAGGCAAAAATCCACCCACCTTCGAACGAAGAGACTCAGGAGACTCGAGCATGTGAAGGAGTTCAGAGTTGTCAATCTCCAACAACATACCAGTGATCTTACCCGCCAGAGTAGGATGCATGTTTTGAATAAGAGGAAATAGACgttcacctgggggggggggggggggagttaaccACAGTGATAAATCTCATCTGACAAATGCAGCCTAGATTTGAGGGGAAAAGGGAGCAAATACCTCCTTGTTCTAAGGCTAAAATCATTTAATCTACATTTTAAGATTAATACAAAAGTGCTTTGAAAGTCCCTTACAAGTCTTTTTTAAAACACAGGCCCAAAAACATTTAGCCTCTGCTACAGGGCATAAAGAAAGATGCCACATACATACCTAAcatctgcttttgttcttgtGGAGGGGCAGAAGCCAACATGGAAGCGGTCAAGGGTTCCTGACCTTGCACATGGACAGCAGGCTGCAAATTAATTTAACACCATTTTAAAGTTAAGTTCTTGTCCATAATTAGATGCAGCTTCAAATACCCAATGTCCCACAACTCAGCATAAACAACGTGTACACCGTCAGAAATACGGAAGAAATTCAACTAGGTCCATTTAATAAGACTGAGTGATACTGGAGATTAGTATCAACTACTCCATTGAGGAGCGGATACAAGGAGAATTCAGGCTGAGGTATCAAGCAACTGGAAAATATGAAGTAACATAGGATCATATCCTGTTCTGGGTGAACCTGAAGCATATTTTAAGGCCCAAGTGCAACTCTGGTGCCATAATCTGGATCCCGAATTCTAGAATAATAAAGACAACTCTTAACTGTAAGCTCCCCCACCCCACGCACTTCTCCTCTGCGAACCACCCCCCTCCAACCCCCCGCAGTAAAAGCATGCCCAAAACCAAAATTACATACCTGCTGCATAGCAACCTGCGGCTGTGTATTAAGATGTTGCTGAGGATTACGAACACCTGCAGCATATTTGTATTGTGGTACTGTGCGTACAGCAGGAGTAGCTGCAGTAGCTGCTGCGGCAGGACGTGGACCCATTGTTTGTGTTGATGTATTAGCTGAAAAGATAACACAATTCCATATGTGAATAATTCAATTTTTATTTAGCATACACTGTACAGAAGTTAAAGCAGCCAAAACTGAACACCTAATTTAGGTATTGCATTATAGATTCATCTTACAGTAGTACTGTCAACTGTCAGACCACTGGTCACATCTCAAGGTTCAAAGCTAGAGGTTTACCAGGAGTTACTTTCCAGCCGCTTCACTAATGAATCATTTTTCTTACTTGTGATACAAAAAGATCTGTAAGAAAATATTCACTTTTGGCTGAGTAGTAACTTAATTTGATTTCTTAAGCCTGTTATAGCAGTAAGTCAtgctaaaaaaagatattttcaggaAGTAGCTAGCTAAAAATACTATTGCCTAATATGTTCTGGAAGAATTAAGACTCCATTACAATGAATTCTGGTTCATTCAGCTATGTGCAAACACTGCACATATGATATTTTGCTCACTGTTTTCTATGACAAAATATTAAGAGTTAAAATTGTAATACCATCTCAATATTTTTACACACAGCCTATTATTACAATTGCCACAATGAAGTTTAGAAATGGCAGGAGCTGTCATACAATACTATTAAAATGCATGCTAAGAAAGAAATGGTTCATGCTAAAGAGAGGGACCACAGCAGGAGTGTGATTTTCAGTCTTCACTGGGACAACATTTTGAGCAACTATTAGAAGATAGTGCTAGCTCACCTATCTAGTAAGAGCCAATAAAGGAGGGAAGTAGTAACACATATGATATTAAACTTCTAAAGGTTTTTAAGAGATCATTCAAACTTCTAAAGGTTTTTAAGAGATCATTCtgaactagctttttttttttattttttttattttttttaagttttatactTAAAAGGTTTGTAGAAATGAAACCTGAGACTCACCAACACGTTGTGTTGACATGACTCGTGGAACTTGTGAAGAAGCTGGTCTCATGGTACTAAATGGTGGTCTGGGTGCTGCTGGGCGGATAGCACCAGGCATGTTTTGGAACgctggtttagaaaaaaaaaagtataaagttATATCATGAAACACTGAATGGTGAGAAGAGTTCAGTAGTAATACCATCTAACCTGACCCAGAGAAAACTGATGCTGTAATTCagtgaaaatgtattaaaaagtttGAGGGTAAATGCTACAGAGTTTACAGTAAGCACTAGAAAAAGGTAAAGAAAGTGACTTACGATGAGGTCTGGCACCCTGAGCAGTCCAGCGAGGACTTGGTCTGAGCTGAGCAAGTTGACTAGTGGGGTAGTATGCAGCACGGTTCTGAGTCTGTCAAATGTAAAAACAGTATGTAACTGTTAATGGCAAAGGGCATGTCAAACAGTCAATCACCTTTCCGCTATGAAATCAGAATGCTGAAATTATGGATACACCTTATATTTACTGTTAAATCTAAACAAATTGTATACATAGTACAAAACATTGTTACTCATTTCTGTACGCACCTGTGGGATAGCTGCCATGAAGTAACCTGAAGGAGGTGCTGGTTGGTAGGGGTTGATTACGGGATTGGGTACTGCTCTTACACTTGCCATTCTCTGCATATACTGGTTGGTAAGATGAGCCTGGCGCTCCTCTTTACGCTGGGCTAGAGCTACATATAATGGTTTAGTAGCCACGATTCTACCATTCATCTCTGTGACGGCTTTGGTAGCTTCTTCTGGTGAAGAAAAGCATACAAACCCAAATCCTTTGCTGCGGCCACCTTCCATCATGACCTGTCAGtacaaaattcagttttaaaacatgAGAACGTTATATCTATCCCTGTTTAACTTGCATGAGTTCCTTTTTTCAGCTTACTACAAGTGAGATCACAAGTTTGTTTTACTGAATTGATTTATAAAAAGGAATATAATCATGTAATTACAAGTTAATTGTTTAGTGAATACAGATGAAAATCTCAGTGAAGGAACAATGATCAAATCATTGCATTGAAAAGATGTGATTTTCTTATATTGATGTCAGTACTCTCTGTTCATTTCAAGACAGGATGATTATATGATGTGCTTAACTTTACTTTCTTGATTTTTGTACATTTGTGATGTCCATGCATATATAACACCAGTAGCAGCGGTAGGCGACTGGGTCACATCTCTGCATTTTACCATTGTTAGTCAAAGAAATAAATCACTCTTCCTTGGGGAAGGTTCACTGCTCATCTTCAGAGAAAGGACAAATGCAATCCATAAATTTTACTTTACCTTTGCACTAGTGATTGTACCAAATGGGGAGAATTCTTTTCGAAGACGTTCATCATCAATTCCATCATCAAGGTTTTTCACGTAAAGGTTtacaccctaaaaaaaaaaaacccaaaaacctagttattttgaaagcaaatgtcCCACACGAATctaaaaatatcataaaataaaaGTTAGTCCTCTCAAATTAAAACCAAACCTGGTATCTGGTGATCCTGTCCTGTTTCATTTGTTCAAACTTGCGCTTGAGCTCCGTCTGTCTTTCCACCTTTTTCTGAGCCCGGCCAACGTAGATTTGTTTCCCATTGAGCTCTTTTCCATTCATCTCATCTACAGCCTACATTAAGGAACAAAAGGTTAACAGTGCTTtgtgtttcagtgttttttagaaacaaaaaaatctacttcAAATATACAAAGTTACATAAGCATTCTAAAAAGAACACCTGCCTACCACAACATCTAAAATAGTAATTGCTGAAACAAAGCACCCCACAACTTCCCTGCTTAATGCAAAATGGCAATTGCCCTCTGAATGTGCTTCTGTCCAGGTTAAATAAAAGTCACAAGAAGTACAAAAAACTTCTCTCATAGGAagttggaaggaaaagaaaaaaaaaaaatcaagtcacaATCAGGAACCATTTGTGCAGCCTTACTTTTCTTGctaaaggcagagaaaagcaagcaacTTAAGTTGAAAAGCTCTAATTCACACACctgacttctgtttttaaaagaaagat contains:
- the PABPC1 gene encoding polyadenylate-binding protein 1 isoform X2; the encoded protein is MNPSAPSYPMASLYVGDLHPDVTEAMLYEKFSPAGPILSIRVCRDMITRRSLGYAYVNFQQPADAERALDTMNFDVIKGKPVRIMWSQRDPSLRKSGVGNIFIKNLDKSIDNKALYDTFSAFGNILSCKVVCDENGSKGYGFVHFETQEAAERAIEKMNGMLLNDRKVFVGRFKSRKEREAELGARAKEFTNVYIKNFGEDMDDERLKELFGPALSVKVMTDESGKSKGFGFVSFERHEDAQKAVDEMNGKELNGKQIYVGRAQKKVERQTELKRKFEQMKQDRITRYQGVNLYVKNLDDGIDDERLRKEFSPFGTITSAKVMMEGGRSKGFGFVCFSSPEEATKAVTEMNGRIVATKPLYVALAQRKEERQAHLTNQYMQRMASVRAVPNPVINPYQPAPPSGYFMAAIPQTQNRAAYYPTSQLAQLRPSPRWTAQGARPHPFQNMPGAIRPAAPRPPFSTMRPASSQVPRVMSTQRVANTSTQTMGPRPAAAATAATPAVRTVPQYKYAAGVRNPQQHLNTQPQVAMQQPAVHVQGQEPLTASMLASAPPQEQKQMLGERLFPLIQNMHPTLAGKITGMLLEIDNSELLHMLESPESLRSKVDEAVAVLQAHQAKEAAQKAVNNPTGVPSV
- the PABPC1 gene encoding polyadenylate-binding protein 1 isoform X1 is translated as MNPSAPSYPMASLYVGDLHPDVTEAMLYEKFSPAGPILSIRVCRDMITRRSLGYAYVNFQQPADAERALDTMNFDVIKGKPVRIMWSQRDPSLRKSGVGNIFIKNLDKSIDNKALYDTFSAFGNILSCKVVCDENGSKGYGFVHFETQEAAERAIEKMNGMLLNDRKVFVGRFKSRKEREAELGARAKEFTNVYIKNFGEDMDDERLKELFGKFGPALSVKVMTDESGKSKGFGFVSFERHEDAQKAVDEMNGKELNGKQIYVGRAQKKVERQTELKRKFEQMKQDRITRYQGVNLYVKNLDDGIDDERLRKEFSPFGTITSAKVMMEGGRSKGFGFVCFSSPEEATKAVTEMNGRIVATKPLYVALAQRKEERQAHLTNQYMQRMASVRAVPNPVINPYQPAPPSGYFMAAIPQTQNRAAYYPTSQLAQLRPSPRWTAQGARPHPFQNMPGAIRPAAPRPPFSTMRPASSQVPRVMSTQRVANTSTQTMGPRPAAAATAATPAVRTVPQYKYAAGVRNPQQHLNTQPQVAMQQPAVHVQGQEPLTASMLASAPPQEQKQMLGERLFPLIQNMHPTLAGKITGMLLEIDNSELLHMLESPESLRSKVDEAVAVLQAHQAKEAAQKAVNNPTGVPSV